A region of Pseudomonas marginalis DNA encodes the following proteins:
- the nadE gene encoding ammonia-dependent NAD(+) synthetase encodes MQERIAQELNIDRTLVKGGEAQEIQRRLDFIKTTLRHSGCKALVLGISGGVDSLTAGRLCQLAVEQLRAEDYAARFIAMRLPYKTQADESDAQASLDFITPDHIDTLNIAASVDGLMASLSATEASAAQVDFIKGNVKARTRMIAQYAVANLHNGLVVGTDHGAEALMGFFTKFGDGACDLAPLSGLTKTQVRLLASALGAPANLVHKQPTADLEELAPGKLDEQAYGCTYEEIDAYLMGEPVSERVRDIVERAYLKTAHKRALPIAP; translated from the coding sequence ATGCAGGAACGTATCGCGCAGGAACTCAACATCGATCGCACATTGGTGAAGGGCGGTGAAGCCCAGGAAATCCAACGGCGCCTCGACTTCATCAAGACCACCTTGCGCCATTCAGGCTGCAAGGCCCTGGTACTGGGCATCAGCGGCGGCGTCGACTCCCTCACCGCTGGGCGCCTGTGCCAACTGGCGGTGGAGCAACTGCGGGCCGAGGACTACGCCGCGCGCTTTATCGCCATGCGCCTGCCCTACAAGACCCAGGCCGATGAGAGCGATGCCCAGGCCTCGCTGGATTTCATCACCCCGGACCACATCGACACCCTGAACATCGCCGCCAGCGTCGACGGCCTGATGGCCAGCCTCAGCGCCACCGAAGCCAGCGCCGCCCAGGTGGATTTCATCAAGGGCAACGTCAAGGCCCGCACCCGCATGATCGCCCAGTACGCCGTGGCCAACCTGCACAACGGTCTGGTGGTCGGCACCGACCATGGCGCCGAAGCATTGATGGGCTTCTTCACCAAATTCGGCGACGGCGCCTGCGACCTGGCCCCGCTGTCGGGCCTGACCAAGACCCAGGTGCGCCTGCTGGCCAGTGCCCTCGGCGCCCCGGCGAACCTGGTGCACAAGCAGCCCACGGCCGACCTCGAAGAGCTGGCGCCGGGCAAGCTGGATGAACAGGCCTATGGCTGCACGTACGAGGAGATCGATGCGTACCTGATGGGTGAGCCGGTGAGTGAGCGGGTGAGGGACATCGTGGAACGCGCCTACCTGAAGACCGCCCACAAACGTGCGTTACCCATCGCCCCATGA
- a CDS encoding MATE family efflux transporter: MQSPLQRPLWQVYLIFLAPMVLSNFLQSFSGTLNGIYVGQMLGTQALAAVSGMFPIVFFFIALVIGLGAGASVLIGQAWGAQETGMVKAITGATLTLGALVGLIAAVLGSLFARPALQALGTPADVLDDAVGYAQMMMLIMPLLLVFILYTQLLRGVSDTISPLLALMVSTLVGLLLTPALIRGWIGLPPLGIQSAVYAGLVGNASAMLFLILRLRHKNHVMAPDRELLAALRLDRVILGKVLRIGLPTGLQMVVLSLSELVILALVNGHGSQATAAYGAVTQIVNYVQFPALSIAITASILGAQAIGAGRLERIGPILRTGLLINTCLTGGLIVLGYLLSHWLLGLFITDDAARVNAEHLLHIMLWSILVFGFQAVIGGIMRASGVVLMPVAISIFCVLCVELPMAYLLNAHFGLEGVWMAFPVTYLAMLGLQAAYYRLVWRHKQIKRLV; the protein is encoded by the coding sequence ATGCAAAGCCCTTTGCAACGCCCGCTGTGGCAGGTCTACCTGATCTTTCTGGCACCGATGGTGCTGTCCAATTTCCTGCAAAGCTTCTCCGGCACCCTCAACGGTATTTATGTCGGGCAGATGCTCGGCACCCAGGCGCTGGCGGCGGTGTCGGGGATGTTCCCCATCGTGTTCTTCTTCATTGCCCTGGTGATCGGCCTGGGGGCCGGCGCTTCGGTGCTGATTGGCCAGGCCTGGGGCGCCCAGGAAACCGGGATGGTCAAGGCGATTACCGGTGCCACCCTGACCCTCGGCGCGCTGGTGGGCCTGATCGCAGCGGTGCTGGGCAGCCTGTTTGCGCGCCCGGCGTTGCAGGCATTGGGTACGCCTGCGGATGTGCTCGACGATGCCGTGGGCTATGCCCAGATGATGATGCTGATCATGCCGCTGTTGCTGGTATTTATCCTCTATACCCAGCTGTTGCGCGGGGTCAGCGACACGATCTCGCCGCTGCTGGCGCTGATGGTCTCGACCCTGGTCGGCCTGCTGTTGACCCCGGCGCTGATTCGCGGCTGGATTGGCCTGCCGCCCCTGGGGATCCAGAGCGCGGTGTACGCAGGCCTGGTGGGGAATGCCTCCGCGATGCTGTTTCTGATCCTGCGCCTGCGCCATAAAAACCATGTGATGGCGCCGGACCGCGAACTGCTCGCGGCCTTGCGCCTGGACCGCGTCATCCTCGGCAAAGTCCTGCGCATCGGCTTGCCTACAGGCTTGCAGATGGTGGTGTTGTCGCTGTCGGAGTTGGTCATCCTTGCCTTGGTCAATGGCCATGGGTCCCAGGCCACGGCGGCCTATGGGGCGGTGACGCAGATCGTCAACTACGTGCAGTTTCCGGCCCTGTCGATTGCCATCACTGCTTCGATCCTCGGGGCCCAGGCGATTGGGGCCGGGCGGCTGGAGCGTATCGGGCCGATCCTGCGTACCGGGCTGTTGATCAATACGTGCCTGACCGGTGGCCTGATCGTGCTGGGCTATCTGTTGTCGCACTGGTTGCTCGGGTTGTTCATCACCGATGACGCCGCACGCGTGAATGCCGAGCACCTGCTGCACATCATGTTGTGGAGCATCCTCGTGTTCGGCTTCCAGGCCGTGATCGGCGGGATCATGCGCGCCAGCGGCGTGGTGCTGATGCCGGTGGCGATCTCGATCTTCTGCGTGCTGTGTGTCGAGCTACCGATGGCGTACCTGTTGAATGCGCACTTCGGCCTGGAAGGCGTCTGGATGGCGTTCCCGGTAACGTACCTGGCGATGCTGGGGTTGCAGGCCGCGTACTACCGGCTGGTGTGGCGGCATAAGCAGATCAAGCGGTTGGTGTGA
- a CDS encoding TetR/AcrR family transcriptional regulator, translating into MSRARAEMIEDTRARLLASARKAFATQGYANTSMDDFTAHAGLTRGALYHHFGDKKGLLAAVVAQLDREMDACLQRISDEAQDPWSGFCERCRAYLRMAQDGEIQRVVLQDAPAVLGDTGSQQHCVESLRQLLEALMQAGIVPGAPSLALAQLINGSLVNTALWIARSEHPDERLEQGLQGLELLLRGLKLTPTA; encoded by the coding sequence ATGAGCCGAGCCCGTGCCGAAATGATCGAAGACACCCGCGCCCGGCTGCTTGCCAGCGCACGGAAGGCCTTCGCCACGCAAGGCTATGCCAACACATCGATGGACGATTTCACCGCCCACGCCGGTCTGACACGCGGCGCGCTGTACCATCACTTTGGTGACAAGAAGGGGCTGCTGGCCGCCGTGGTTGCTCAACTCGATCGTGAGATGGACGCATGTTTGCAGCGTATCTCAGACGAAGCCCAAGACCCATGGAGCGGTTTTTGCGAACGCTGCCGCGCTTATTTGCGCATGGCCCAGGACGGCGAAATCCAACGCGTTGTGCTGCAGGATGCGCCGGCTGTATTGGGCGATACCGGCTCCCAGCAACACTGTGTCGAGTCGTTGCGCCAACTGCTGGAAGCCCTGATGCAGGCGGGCATCGTCCCTGGCGCACCGAGCCTGGCGCTGGCGCAGTTGATCAATGGCAGCCTGGTCAACACCGCCCTGTGGATCGCCCGGTCAGAACATCCGGATGAGCGTCTGGAGCAAGGTTTGCAGGGCCTGGAACTCCTGCTGCGCGGCCTGAAACTCACACCAACCGCTTGA
- a CDS encoding MFS transporter — protein sequence MANPYAELFQVPGSRAFVLAGMLARMPVSMAGIGLITMLSLVHGGYGLAGSVAAVFALATAFCAPQVSRLVDRYSQGRVLPVAALIGGGALLMLLLCTRLQAPTWTLFLFAALAGCMPNMSAMVRARWTELYRGQPRLQTAFALESVLDEVCFIIGPPISVGLSVVLFPEAGPLVAALLLAVGVTTFVLQRATEPPVHEHHAHHQGWLIASPSVLILMILLLAMGVIVGVVDVVSVAFAQHQGQPAAASIVLSVYAIGSCLAGLAFGTLKLKAPLPRQFLFCGAATALTTLPLLMVSNIPGLAVAIFISGLFFAPTLIVSMALVEKSVPASRLTEGMTWLITGLSIGVAIGAASSGWMIDHFGAASGFWVALAAGAVVMGSAVLGYRRLG from the coding sequence ATGGCAAACCCTTACGCCGAGTTGTTCCAGGTTCCCGGCTCGCGGGCCTTCGTATTGGCCGGCATGCTGGCACGCATGCCGGTGTCCATGGCAGGTATTGGCTTGATCACCATGCTTTCCCTGGTGCACGGCGGTTATGGCCTGGCCGGTTCGGTGGCGGCGGTGTTCGCCCTGGCCACTGCGTTTTGCGCGCCGCAGGTGTCACGCTTGGTGGACCGGTACAGCCAAGGCCGGGTGCTGCCGGTTGCTGCCTTGATCGGCGGCGGGGCGCTGTTGATGCTGTTGCTGTGCACGCGGTTGCAGGCGCCGACCTGGACGCTGTTCCTGTTTGCTGCCCTGGCGGGATGCATGCCGAATATGTCGGCCATGGTGCGGGCGCGCTGGACCGAGCTGTACCGCGGCCAGCCCAGGCTGCAAACCGCCTTTGCCCTGGAATCGGTGCTGGATGAGGTGTGCTTCATCATCGGCCCACCGATTTCGGTGGGCTTGAGCGTGGTGCTGTTCCCCGAAGCCGGGCCTCTGGTGGCCGCGTTGCTGCTGGCGGTTGGGGTTACCACGTTTGTGCTGCAACGCGCGACCGAACCCCCGGTGCATGAGCACCACGCTCACCATCAGGGCTGGCTGATCGCGTCACCGTCGGTGCTGATCCTGATGATCCTGCTGCTGGCCATGGGGGTGATCGTGGGTGTGGTGGATGTGGTCAGCGTGGCCTTTGCCCAGCACCAGGGCCAACCGGCGGCGGCAAGCATCGTGCTTTCGGTGTACGCCATCGGCTCGTGCCTGGCGGGGTTGGCCTTTGGCACCCTAAAACTCAAGGCGCCGCTGCCCCGGCAGTTCCTGTTCTGCGGCGCGGCCACGGCGCTGACCACCTTGCCGTTGCTGATGGTCAGCAACATTCCGGGTCTGGCGGTGGCCATCTTCATTTCCGGACTGTTCTTCGCCCCCACCCTGATCGTTTCCATGGCCCTCGTGGAAAAGAGCGTGCCCGCGAGCCGCCTGACCGAAGGCATGACCTGGCTGATCACCGGCCTGAGCATCGGCGTGGCCATCGGTGCCGCCAGCTCCGGCTGGATGATCGACCATTTTGGCGCCGCCAGCGGGTTCTGGGTGGCGTTGGCGGCGGGGGCGGTGGTGATGGGGTCAGCGGTGTTGGGCTATCGGCGGTTGGGTTGA
- a CDS encoding type II toxin-antitoxin system HicB family antitoxin, translating into MNNQLKHNGYIGSIEASLEDNCLFGKILFIKALVSYEGKTVAELDAAFREAVDDYLTTCQALGQTPEKPCKGSFNVRVGHDLHLAAALEATRKKVTLNDLTRQALNEFLQHHRADPCPVIG; encoded by the coding sequence GTGAACAACCAACTGAAACACAATGGCTACATCGGCTCTATCGAAGCCAGCCTCGAAGATAACTGCCTGTTCGGCAAGATCCTGTTCATCAAGGCACTGGTGAGCTACGAAGGCAAAACCGTCGCCGAACTGGACGCTGCATTTCGCGAAGCGGTGGACGACTACCTCACTACCTGCCAGGCCCTTGGGCAAACACCGGAGAAGCCGTGCAAAGGCTCTTTTAACGTGCGGGTCGGCCACGATCTTCATCTTGCCGCCGCCCTTGAAGCGACACGTAAAAAGGTGACCCTGAACGACCTGACGCGCCAGGCGCTGAACGAATTCCTGCAACATCACCGAGCGGACCCCTGCCCCGTGATTGGCTGA
- a CDS encoding type II toxin-antitoxin system HicA family toxin: MSKNEKLLAKLLNEHMAFTWPELVTLLRRLGYAQIEGAGSRVKFDIGDPSAMITLHKPHPGNELKHYIRRQIIEQLKSGELIQ; encoded by the coding sequence GTGTCCAAAAATGAAAAGCTGCTCGCCAAACTGCTCAACGAGCACATGGCATTTACCTGGCCCGAGCTCGTCACGCTGCTGCGTCGTCTTGGCTACGCACAGATTGAGGGGGCTGGAAGCCGCGTCAAGTTCGACATCGGCGATCCGAGTGCAATGATCACCTTGCACAAGCCTCATCCCGGCAACGAACTGAAACACTACATTCGGCGCCAGATCATCGAACAATTGAAATCAGGAGAACTGATTCAGTGA